One Paenibacillus sp. SYP-B4298 genomic window, GGCAACGGGGTATTCCTGGGTTGATCACTCGGCTAAAAAAGATGCTAAATATGTAAAACTTCTTTTGAGTTATGGTGCAAATCCAAATATTAATTATGTCGGTAATAACCCAATTATAGAAAAAGGAACAAATCCATTAATAAACTCAATCGGTTACGGTATGGACAAAACCAAAGTATTATTAGATAGCGGAGCAGAGATAGATTACAAAACACCGAGTGGAATGACCGCGGCGATTAAATCTTTGGAGATAGGGGGGCCTAACGCTACAATTGATGCTATGAGATATGCATATTATTTAATTGCTGAAAAAAAGGCTAACATAAAAGATCCATACTATATATTAGGCTTAAAAGATAAGTACGGGAACCCTGATCCTAATAACGCAAAATATCCTGTAGATCTATTAAGAAGCTGGATACCAAAACTGGATTCTGAAGAATATAAACTAAAAATGGATATTGTTGAAGAGTTTTCAAACCAGGGGGTTGATTATTGGGCAACCGAAATACCTCAAGAACGTCTTGAACAGATCAAAAAGATTTACAAAGATTCTTGGCAAGAGTATGTAAAAAGATATTAATATTTTTTGAAAACCACAGGGTCACAGATCAGTCGAAGACGCTGCAGTGTCGGTTTATCTGTGATCCACCTGAACCGGACCAGCATCTCGTCATATGACAATGA contains:
- a CDS encoding ankyrin repeat domain-containing protein, with translation MKKFIVLLIIIFLLFVFVIIFKSAWGWQIRDGTEDTPEWNIRNLRIWKVTPVWDLALAVKNQDTKKISELSKGNPEWLDYQEPRYGTTLLIWSIGVEKYNSAKELLKCGANPNIATTKTGETALFLATGYSWVDHSAKKDAKYVKLLLSYGANPNINYVGNNPIIEKGTNPLINSIGYGMDKTKVLLDSGAEIDYKTPSGMTAAIKSLEIGGPNATIDAMRYAYYLIAEKKANIKDPYYILGLKDKYGNPDPNNAKYPVDLLRSWIPKLDSEEYKLKMDIVEEFSNQGVDYWATEIPQERLEQIKKIYKDSWQEYVKRY